One region of Roseofilum capinflatum BLCC-M114 genomic DNA includes:
- a CDS encoding type IV secretory system conjugative DNA transfer family protein yields the protein MTKSALIKSLYAGTNLGLGIVAALSISAGLSNRNLIVGSAALTQGILINMGVIHRHRKHDLTLDDYVGSMTSLSTDIGEALWAVVDSVQVKKAGKSVVEVSPTFARRFLEAGKEKARERFWALFDAFNQGSCIFAGSRGSGKSTAMRYAVATRMLEDPNAELIVIDPHYDPDETVWLPGVSPSEHSAFVVRDPERALEVMRETLAEGERRERENLKKEPRTILVVDEFQMLVDATDALDEIAHIIKQIMNRFRKYRVDVILGLHSLKKLNTGLDSSAVNQMSILALGNLINDTATIVPSNWNRNELDAHRQRLGKYSGILAPLDKSPEAVALPDFPKLFKELPSFRLPDSDPDVWLQRNESDLNDAYAKGARSVRALSEALGIQRLNDDPRYRALKIFIDSKLRSSVDAA from the coding sequence ATGACTAAATCAGCGCTAATAAAATCGTTGTACGCCGGAACTAACTTAGGGTTAGGGATTGTCGCCGCTTTATCTATCAGCGCCGGGCTATCGAATCGGAATCTAATTGTAGGAAGCGCCGCGCTAACTCAAGGAATCTTAATCAATATGGGCGTTATTCACCGCCATCGTAAGCACGATCTAACCCTCGATGACTATGTTGGTTCTATGACTTCGCTTTCTACTGATATAGGCGAGGCGCTATGGGCGGTCGTCGATTCCGTTCAAGTCAAAAAAGCGGGTAAGAGCGTCGTAGAAGTTAGCCCAACGTTTGCGCGTAGGTTTCTCGAAGCGGGAAAAGAGAAAGCCCGCGAGCGCTTCTGGGCGCTTTTCGATGCGTTTAATCAGGGAAGCTGCATTTTCGCAGGTTCCCGTGGCTCAGGTAAATCTACAGCGATGCGTTACGCGGTTGCAACTCGGATGCTTGAAGACCCTAACGCAGAATTAATCGTTATCGACCCCCACTACGACCCCGATGAGACCGTTTGGTTACCCGGCGTATCGCCCTCTGAACATTCCGCTTTCGTCGTTCGCGACCCAGAACGGGCGTTAGAAGTGATGCGGGAAACATTAGCAGAAGGCGAACGCCGCGAACGCGAGAACCTTAAAAAAGAGCCGCGCACCATTCTCGTTGTAGATGAGTTTCAGATGTTAGTCGATGCGACAGACGCTCTAGATGAGATAGCGCACATCATTAAACAAATCATGAATCGCTTTCGCAAGTATCGCGTTGACGTTATTTTGGGGCTACACTCGCTTAAGAAGCTGAATACGGGATTAGATTCAAGCGCTGTGAATCAAATGAGCATTTTAGCTCTAGGAAACTTGATTAACGATACGGCTACTATCGTTCCGAGTAATTGGAATCGAAACGAACTAGACGCACATCGTCAGCGCTTAGGTAAATATTCAGGAATTTTAGCACCGCTCGATAAAAGCCCCGAAGCGGTAGCGCTTCCGGACTTTCCGAAGCTCTTCAAAGAGCTGCCTTCCTTCCGCTTACCTGATAGCGATCCAGACGTTTGGCTTCAGAGAAACGAATCGGACTTAAACGACGCTTACGCCAAAGGTGCGCGATCGGTGCGGGCGCTTTCTGAGGCGCTCGGTATCCAGCGCCTCAACGATGATCCACGTTACCGGGCGTTAAAAATTTTCATTGATTCCAAACTTCGCTCTAGCGTTGATGCGGCATAA